A single region of the Brachypodium distachyon strain Bd21 chromosome 3, Brachypodium_distachyon_v3.0, whole genome shotgun sequence genome encodes:
- the LOC106865386 gene encoding uncharacterized protein LOC106865386 has protein sequence MGRGCAIALAAAAAALLVSLPMLLVLPPDADTYEQESRRMFVEWKARYKKTYKYAGEEECRYALFKESRCRVAWARADGVTTSGLNGLSALANEEIQRGYRVRKGEKSYEQETRRLFVGWKAKYGKTYRDVGEEECRYRLFKGNRRVVVRLNAGQNVYGINQFGDLTNEEVREHCYPEMVDQELSARFAGALLRKRSLEEALFLEMKHTCGSERHLCVLLENFRIKMLLMKHRCARTYGRNLNIRVDIFLNPAETNVLCSDWNGWKDPIIWFDGATDAVGIQFFFWRMFILE, from the exons ATGGGGCGAGGCTGCGCGATTGctctcgcggcggcggcggcggcgctgctggtgTCGCTGCCTATGCTGCTGGTGTTGCCGCCGGACGCGGACACGTACGAGCAGGAGAGCCGCCGGATGTTCGTGGAGTGGAAGGCCAGGTACAAGAAGACCTATAAATACGCCGGCGAAGAGGAGTGCCGGTACGCGTTGTTCAAGGAGAGCCGCTGCCGCGTCGCCTGGGCCAGGGCCGACGGGGTGACCACATCTGGCCTCAACGGTCTCAGCGCCCTCGCCAATGAGGAGATCCAGCGCGGGTACAGGGTCCGGAAGGGGGAGAAATCGTACGAGCAGGAGACTCGACGGTTGTTCGTGGGGTGGAAGGCCAAGTACGGCAAGACCTACAGAGACGTCGGTGAGGAGGAATGCCGGTACAGGTTGTTCAAGGGCAAccgccgcgtcgtcgtccGGCTCAACGCCGGGCAGAACGTGTACGGCATCAACCAATTCGGTGACCTCACCAACGAGGAGGTCCGGGAACACTGCTACCCGGAGATGGTGGACCAAGAGCTGAGCGCCAG gTTTGCCGGTGCATTGCTACGGAAGCGGAGTCTGGAGGAAGCGCTGTTCCTGGAGATGAAGCACACATGTGGATCTGAACGTCACTTGTGTGTGTTGCTGGAGAATTTTAGAATAAAGATGTTGCTAAT GAAACATCGCTGTGCTAGGACATATGGTAGAAATCTGAATATCAGAGTGGACATTTTTTTAAATCCAGCTGAGACGAATGTTCTGTGTAGTGACTGGAATGGCTGGAAAGATCCAATTATCTG GTTTGATGGCGCAACAGATGCAGTTGGgattcagttttttttctggaGAATGTTCATCCTAGAATGA
- the LOC100846012 gene encoding zinc finger CCCH domain-containing protein 19, translated as MDSAAPQPQQPSAADDDETRRRRRSTDCIYYLASPLTCKKGSECEYRHSDAARMNPRDCWYWFNGNCTNPKCSFRHPPLDDLLGAPANPRASQQAGSQVPVPAQAPGSIPASSTAKPGVPCYYFQKGMCAKGNMCAFSHVPQVAGNPALQQSAKVFAPALQPQPQLKNSNSWIKPHNSAQQNTTRTAHDELNVSAHNGKPAQKQNLTSRAYHSSGIYQNHNNSYLLSGATKSYQTQPSVEDDSAENVMETGEFVREPSAGSSVLVGSVDEDAERSFKEDHSSYPHTSLEKNTGMHRQTHGGYELERPHRSSANRLLSEGRLSQREPLPATADSSDLRHRLLKQRRLNNPKTTQVPDKQDSYHEEERHNHHRRREEEQATHNGFSRSRLHGRIKLPGESSLDRLGPHPEKERGPRARLSPPRQRDLRGLSPPKQRDSRGLSPPKQRDRRGLSPPKQTDLRGKLHDRLKARSNEDVPGHVRSSVVKANSDEDAGSLNFSGPKSLAELRAKKVASSSREHTLKSADPRIAEPVRMTSEIVANRDSPYPVPFDSPKPLSDILKRKREAASADSGSIQEEQAAGEEEESLNKYRAIEDDLVVTNTEGKEEEAFHPEDDVMYDDSLSPADNNVAGDAGKEELEPEQDLETAEEEYDYEANAEDDNDYQEYEDDDDLEDDDDFARKVGVLIS; from the exons ATGGACTCCGCCGccccgcagccgcagcagccgtcggcggccgacgacgacgaaacgcgccgccgccgccggagcaccGACTGCATCTACTACCTCGCCTCCCCGTTGACCTGCAAGAAG GGAAGCGAATGCGAGTACCGTCACAGTGATGCTGCCAGGATGAACCCTAGAGACTGTTGGTATTGGTTTAATGGCAACTGCACGAATCCTAAATGTTCATTTAGGCACCCG CCATTGGACGACCTGCTCGGAGCACCAGCAAATCCACGGGCATCTCAACAAGCTGGATCGCAGGTTCCTGTGCCGGCTCAAGCCCCTGGATCTATTCCTGCCAGCAGCACAGCCAAGCCTGGTGTTCCATGTTATTACTTTCAGAAAGGCATGTGTGCAAAAGGAAACATGTGTGCCTTCTCACATGTACCACAGGTTGCTGGAAATCCTGCTTTGCAGCAGTCAGCAAAGGTTTTTGCTCCTGCTTTGCAGCCTCAGCCTCAGTTGAAGAACTCGAATTCGTGGATTAAACCACACAATTCGGCCCAACAGAATACTACTCGCACCGCACATGACGAACTTAATGTCAGTGCTCACAATGGCAAGCCAGCTCAGAAGCAAAATCTGACAAGCAGAGCTTATCACTCGTCAGGAATTTATCAGAATCACAATAATTCTTACTTGCTTTCTGGTGCAACAAAGAGTTACCAAACTCAGCCTTCAGTTGAAGATGACTCCGCTGAGAATGTTATGGAGACAGGTGAATTTGTCAGGGAACCTTCTGCAGGTTCCAGTGTTCTCGTTGGCAGTGTTGATGAGGATGCTGAGCGGTCATTCAAGGAAGATCACAGCAGTTACCCTCATACTAGTCTGGAGAAAAACACCGGCATGCATAGGCAAACACATGGTGGCTATGAATTAGAAAGGCCACACAGAAGCTCAGCGAATAGGTTGCTGTCCGAGGGGAGGCTTTCCCAGAGAGAGCCTTTGCCTGCGACTGCAGACAGTTCAGATTTGCGGCACAGGCTACTGAAGCAAAGAAGGCTCAATAATCCAAAAACGACACAGGTTCCCGATAAGCAGGATAGCTATCATGAGGAGGAACGCCACAACCATCATCGTCGTCGAGAGGAAGAGCAGGCTACCCATAACGGCTTCTCGCGCTCTCGATTACATGGTAGAATAAAACTTCCAGGGGAGTCATCATTGGACAGACTTGGGCCACACccagagaaagagagagggccTAGAGCCAGATTGTCTCCACCGAGGCAAAGAGACCTTCGAGGATTGTCGCCACCGAAGCAAAGAGACAGCCGAGGGCTGTCGCCACCGAAGCAAAGAGACCGTCGAGGGCTGTCGCCACCGAAGCAAACAGACCTTCGAGGGAAGCTTCATGATAGGCTGAAGGCTAGATCAAATGAGGATGTCCCTGGTCATGTAAGAAGCTCAGTGGTGAAAGCAAATAGTGATGAAGATGCTGGGTCGTTGAACTTTTCTGGTCCAAAGAGCCTTGCAGAGTTGAGAGCAAAGAAGGTTGCTTCTAGCTCAAGGGAACACACTTTGAAGAGCGCTGATCCTCGCATTGCAGAGCCAGTTCGTATGACATCCGAGATAGTTGCCAACAGGGACTCACCGTACCCTGTTCCCTTTGACAGTCCAAAGCCATTAAGTGACATCCTGAAGAGAAAACGAGAGGCAGCTTCTGCCGATTCAGGTAGCATACAGGAAGAACAAGCTgcaggtgaggaggaggaatcTCTGAATAAGTACAGAGCCATTGAGGATGATCTAGTTGTGACAAACACCGAgggcaaggaagaagaagccttCCACCCCGAAGACGACGTGATGTACGACGACAGCCTGTCTCCTGCTGATAACAATGTTGCAGGAGATGCAGGTAAAGAAGAGCTGGAGCCAGAGCAAGACCTAGAGAcagcagaagaagaatacGACTACGAGGCCAACGCCGAGGATGACAATGACTACCAGGAgtacgaagacgacgacgattTGGAGGACGATGACGACTTTGCGCGCAAAGTGGGTGTATTGATCTCCTGA